One part of the Rutidosis leptorrhynchoides isolate AG116_Rl617_1_P2 chromosome 1, CSIRO_AGI_Rlap_v1, whole genome shotgun sequence genome encodes these proteins:
- the LOC139881555 gene encoding NADH dehydrogenase [ubiquinone] 1 alpha subcomplex subunit 1 produces the protein MGRFQFLEAILPLGIIAGFLCIAGNVQYTIHKATHGRPKHIGNDMWDVAMERRDKKIVNEKLSPAAN, from the exons atgggtAGATTTCAATTTCTGGAAGCAATATTGCCGTTAGGTATCATCGCCGGCTTTCTTTGCATCGCCGGTAATGTCCAATACACCATCCACAAAGCTACTCATGGCCGC CCAAAGCATATCGGTAATGATATGTGGGATGTAGCCATGGAAAGACGTGACAAAAAAATCGTCAATGAAAAACTTTCTCCTGCTgccaattag